One segment of Arcanobacterium haemolyticum DSM 20595 DNA contains the following:
- a CDS encoding GAF domain-containing sensor histidine kinase: protein MDSKRLTEVVSHALQLTGQLDRDAAYQHFVDSARHLTGARYAALAVLDSHGETMEFIQSGMDPHAAHMLGRPPRGHGVFADTPVKGWLIVNDLESYLHRYGFPEGHPVMRNYLGVAVSIREQVWGRLYLTDKLGGFTDDDGAQMEILAQAAAIAAQNSQMFARSQNRARWLTASQNIVSSLLEGSEEDEALQVIVHEMRIAAQADAAIMVLPSIQDTWVSEIVDGEDADHLLGIRFPAAGRAMTVVNEQAGLVVDSMQRLRTVRVEQLRHYGPALYAPLASKSAGTGVIILLRNIGCVEFNLHDLAMAENAAKQAAIALELAEARLNEELASELDERSRIGRDLHDLAIQQLFASGMHITAVKEDLAAKGYAVEVGTALDQAISSIDESVRQIRVIVQSLRDDSASVALVERLQQETKVALQVLNFAPSLIISWNGEVTTSEDTFALIDDAVGSDISDDVVAVVREGLSNVARHAHASSVAVQLTVDPSHVRIDVIDDGRGIKQSLGRRSGLSNLAARARRHHGSFTISPHTRGTCVSWEAPLM from the coding sequence ATGGATTCCAAACGCCTCACAGAAGTAGTCTCCCACGCACTTCAACTAACCGGACAACTCGATCGTGACGCCGCGTACCAACACTTCGTCGATTCCGCACGCCATCTTACAGGCGCACGCTACGCGGCCCTCGCTGTGCTCGATTCCCACGGCGAAACAATGGAATTCATCCAATCAGGAATGGATCCGCACGCAGCCCACATGCTCGGGCGGCCACCGCGCGGGCACGGCGTTTTCGCAGACACGCCTGTCAAAGGCTGGCTGATCGTCAATGATCTCGAATCATACCTTCACCGTTATGGGTTCCCAGAAGGCCACCCTGTTATGCGCAATTATCTAGGCGTGGCCGTCTCAATACGGGAACAAGTTTGGGGGCGCCTCTACCTCACCGATAAACTCGGCGGTTTCACAGATGATGACGGGGCGCAAATGGAAATCCTGGCACAAGCCGCTGCTATCGCCGCTCAAAACTCCCAAATGTTCGCCCGTTCCCAAAACCGGGCACGCTGGCTCACAGCATCCCAAAATATCGTGTCCTCACTTTTGGAAGGCTCTGAAGAAGACGAAGCGCTTCAAGTGATCGTGCACGAAATGCGCATCGCAGCCCAAGCCGATGCCGCCATCATGGTGCTTCCCTCGATCCAAGATACATGGGTGTCCGAAATCGTGGATGGGGAGGATGCAGACCACTTGCTTGGTATTCGGTTCCCGGCGGCCGGGCGCGCAATGACCGTTGTGAACGAACAAGCAGGCCTTGTGGTTGATTCTATGCAACGGCTACGCACTGTGCGTGTAGAACAGCTCCGGCACTACGGGCCTGCACTGTATGCGCCACTTGCATCAAAATCAGCGGGAACTGGGGTTATCATCTTACTCCGGAACATTGGCTGCGTAGAATTCAACTTGCACGATCTGGCCATGGCCGAAAATGCCGCGAAGCAGGCAGCAATCGCACTTGAACTAGCCGAAGCTCGCTTGAACGAAGAATTAGCATCTGAGCTCGATGAACGCTCCCGAATCGGGCGTGATCTTCACGATCTAGCTATTCAGCAGCTCTTCGCTTCCGGCATGCATATCACCGCTGTGAAAGAAGATCTAGCTGCCAAAGGCTATGCAGTGGAAGTTGGCACGGCACTCGATCAGGCGATTTCTTCCATCGATGAATCTGTGCGGCAAATCCGCGTGATCGTCCAATCATTGCGGGACGATTCTGCTTCTGTGGCACTGGTTGAACGGCTTCAGCAAGAAACCAAGGTAGCACTGCAGGTGTTGAACTTTGCTCCATCGTTGATCATCAGTTGGAACGGCGAAGTCACCACATCAGAAGATACATTCGCGCTGATCGATGACGCTGTTGGTTCCGATATTTCTGATGATGTTGTTGCGGTTGTTCGCGAAGGCCTATCCAATGTGGCGCGGCACGCTCACGCGTCGTCTGTAGCAGTGCAGCTCACCGTAGATCCGTCCCACGTAAGAATCGACGTGATCGATGACGGCCGCGGAATCAAACAATCTCTTGGCCGGCGTTCCGGGCTGTCCAATCTAGCAGCCCGCGCCCGCCGCCATCACGGCAGTTTCACGATCTCACCACACACCCGTGGCACCTGCGTATCGTGGGAAGCCCCGTTAATGTAG
- a CDS encoding response regulator — MIIDDHEVVRRGIAEVVDRASGLQVIAEAGSVAEAVRRAELMIPHVALVDLRLPDGTGIDIIRELHERVPQVKCIVLTSFDDDDALAEALDAGAKAYLLKSVRGAEITDVIRAVADGRVLLDERTVTRRRADHDDPTADLTPSERKVLELIGDGLSNREIGEKLGVAEKTVKNHITSLLSKMGMQRRTQVAAWVAGQRAAGWRNSGN, encoded by the coding sequence ATGATTATCGACGATCACGAAGTGGTACGTCGTGGTATTGCCGAAGTCGTGGATCGTGCAAGCGGTCTCCAAGTGATTGCTGAAGCCGGTTCTGTGGCTGAAGCCGTACGGCGTGCGGAACTGATGATTCCCCACGTTGCCTTGGTTGATCTTCGTCTGCCTGATGGAACAGGCATTGATATTATCCGGGAACTCCACGAACGTGTTCCACAAGTGAAGTGTATTGTGTTGACCTCGTTTGATGATGACGACGCCCTCGCAGAAGCCCTCGATGCTGGCGCGAAGGCTTACTTGCTGAAGTCCGTGCGTGGCGCGGAAATCACTGACGTGATTCGGGCCGTTGCCGATGGGCGTGTTTTGCTAGATGAGCGTACTGTTACGCGCCGCCGTGCAGATCATGATGATCCGACTGCCGATCTTACCCCTTCTGAACGCAAGGTGCTTGAACTAATTGGCGATGGCCTCTCCAACCGTGAAATCGGTGAAAAACTGGGCGTTGCGGAAAAGACAGTCAAGAACCACATCACTTCGTTGCTATCCAAGATGGGCATGCAGCGCCGTACTCAGGTGGCGGCTTGGGTTGCCGGCCAGCGTGCTGCAGGTTGGCGTAACTCGGGCAACTGA
- the mutM gene encoding bifunctional DNA-formamidopyrimidine glycosylase/DNA-(apurinic or apyrimidinic site) lyase has protein sequence MPELPEVETVRAGLVPHVVGKTIERADLLHSRVARMSEFGLEPVVGATISAVVRRGKYLWMVTEAGALVAHLGMSGQFRINSNSKHLRARIHFTDGTALDFVDQRTFGHLHPDRLVATGDGGPGGMGSDLALIPQSAAHIGRDLLDPHCDIYSVARQVKRGRTEIKRVMLNQNIASGIGNIYADEALWEARVHPKKITSAMTLTQIRDVYEAARDVMAAALAVGGTSFDSLYVNVNGESGYFDRSLNVYGKTGCACERCGTQIERLVFMNRSSHVCPACQRRSL, from the coding sequence ATGCCAGAATTACCGGAAGTCGAAACCGTTCGCGCGGGGCTCGTTCCGCACGTCGTTGGAAAAACCATCGAACGTGCGGACCTGTTGCATTCGCGTGTGGCGCGAATGTCTGAATTCGGGCTCGAACCCGTTGTTGGTGCAACTATTTCCGCTGTTGTACGGCGCGGAAAGTACTTGTGGATGGTCACGGAAGCCGGGGCACTCGTGGCTCACTTGGGAATGTCCGGGCAATTCCGTATCAACAGTAATTCGAAGCATCTGCGGGCGCGCATTCACTTTACTGATGGAACGGCACTCGATTTTGTAGACCAACGCACGTTCGGGCATCTGCACCCGGATCGGCTTGTTGCAACAGGAGATGGCGGGCCCGGCGGAATGGGCAGCGATTTGGCGTTGATTCCGCAAAGCGCAGCGCATATTGGGCGTGATCTGCTAGATCCGCACTGCGATATTTATAGCGTGGCACGGCAGGTGAAACGTGGGCGAACTGAAATTAAGCGGGTCATGCTGAACCAAAATATTGCCTCTGGAATCGGCAATATCTACGCTGATGAGGCCTTGTGGGAAGCGCGTGTGCATCCGAAGAAGATCACGTCGGCTATGACGTTGACTCAGATACGGGATGTGTATGAGGCCGCCCGGGACGTGATGGCGGCGGCACTGGCCGTGGGTGGAACGTCCTTCGATTCGCTCTATGTAAACGTTAACGGAGAATCGGGATATTTTGATCGTTCGTTGAACGTGTATGGGAAAACTGGATGCGCATGTGAACGATGCGGCACACAGATCGAACGGTTAGTTTTCATGAACCGTTCGTCCCACGTGTGCCCGGCATGTCAGCGGCGTTCGTTGTAA
- the rnc gene encoding ribonuclease III has product MHEQDRSPLLDAWGVEIPDELLTLALTHRSWAFEHECGNNERLEFMGDSILGAVVAEQIFHDYPEKSEGELSKIKSAAVSERALAGIARGLNLGAYIRLGKGEERTGGRDKDSILADTVEALIAATYEAGGLRVVISTVRHHLHAKIIEATQMGPALDWRTGMEEKARELGIAGELSYTIVGEGPDHAKVYTARVFIGETEWGRGDATSRKASKLAACKDAYYRLVEGTPYSGGA; this is encoded by the coding sequence ATGCACGAACAGGATCGGAGCCCACTCCTTGACGCGTGGGGTGTGGAGATTCCTGACGAGCTCCTCACACTCGCCCTCACCCACAGATCGTGGGCGTTCGAACACGAATGTGGCAACAACGAACGCCTCGAATTCATGGGAGATTCTATTCTGGGTGCCGTGGTAGCCGAACAAATCTTCCACGATTACCCCGAAAAATCAGAAGGTGAACTCTCCAAGATTAAATCTGCTGCCGTTTCTGAACGCGCATTGGCAGGAATTGCTCGCGGGCTTAACTTGGGGGCTTACATTCGGCTCGGCAAAGGCGAAGAACGCACCGGCGGGCGTGATAAAGATTCCATCTTGGCTGATACCGTGGAAGCACTTATTGCGGCAACGTACGAAGCTGGAGGCCTTCGGGTTGTTATCTCAACCGTGCGCCACCACCTCCACGCCAAAATCATCGAAGCTACCCAAATGGGGCCGGCGCTCGATTGGCGAACCGGAATGGAAGAAAAAGCGCGCGAATTGGGGATCGCTGGAGAACTCAGCTACACCATCGTAGGTGAAGGCCCAGATCACGCCAAGGTCTACACTGCGCGCGTATTCATCGGGGAAACCGAATGGGGCAGAGGCGATGCCACATCGCGCAAAGCCTCTAAACTCGCCGCATGTAAAGATGCCTACTATCGCCTAGTAGAAGGCACTCCATACTCCGGCGGCGCCTGA
- a CDS encoding YceD family protein, whose translation MDLRSEFVVSVSDVASGSAKHMDLTFPAPEECGVGLIGVPAGADMDVELTLQSVSEGIFVQGQIKTVAQGQCSRCATNITMPMDEAMAELVFWPERRDALMSEGDDEIEDMPVIEDMHIDLEPLIRDAIVLALPFTPVCSADCEGLCSECGEPWENLPDDHRHEFLNPAFSALDALAEQMKDN comes from the coding sequence ATGGATCTGCGGTCTGAATTTGTTGTGTCGGTTTCTGATGTTGCGTCCGGAAGCGCCAAACACATGGACCTCACTTTTCCGGCGCCAGAAGAATGTGGTGTTGGGCTGATCGGCGTGCCTGCCGGAGCGGACATGGACGTGGAGCTCACGTTACAGTCCGTCTCTGAAGGCATCTTCGTTCAAGGCCAGATTAAAACCGTTGCTCAAGGGCAGTGCTCCCGGTGTGCAACGAACATCACCATGCCGATGGATGAAGCAATGGCCGAACTCGTATTCTGGCCAGAACGCCGCGATGCTTTGATGAGTGAAGGCGACGATGAGATCGAAGACATGCCTGTTATCGAAGATATGCATATCGATCTAGAACCACTGATCCGTGACGCCATCGTGCTGGCACTTCCATTCACTCCCGTGTGCTCGGCCGATTGTGAAGGCCTGTGTTCCGAATGCGGCGAACCATGGGAAAACCTGCCAGACGATCACCGCCACGAATTCCTCAACCCAGCGTTCTCAGCACTCGATGCACTTGCAGAACAAATGAAGGACAACTGA
- a CDS encoding ATP synthase subunit B family protein, with amino-acid sequence MSDTGESLLEILDELYDIIANAKNMPLSASVLVNRSEVLDLLETARDIVPDQIKEADSVLSRAGRVSDQAREDADIVLRNAHNEADSILAEAREQASRLVAQDHITVAAKSQATRIIDEAQQKSSQLIRGANEYSENTLAELANQLGHLQEQIAAGQGVLAQRRAQEQ; translated from the coding sequence ATGAGCGATACCGGAGAATCCCTCCTCGAAATCCTCGATGAACTATATGACATCATCGCAAACGCAAAGAACATGCCTCTATCGGCATCAGTCCTTGTGAACCGATCTGAAGTACTCGATCTACTCGAAACCGCACGCGATATCGTGCCGGATCAAATCAAAGAAGCCGATTCTGTACTCTCCCGAGCCGGGCGCGTATCCGATCAAGCACGCGAAGATGCGGACATCGTACTCCGCAACGCACACAACGAAGCCGATTCCATCCTTGCTGAAGCGCGCGAACAAGCCTCACGGCTAGTGGCTCAAGATCACATCACCGTGGCAGCCAAATCCCAAGCCACCCGGATCATTGACGAAGCACAACAAAAATCTAGCCAACTCATCCGCGGAGCAAACGAATACTCCGAAAACACGCTGGCAGAACTCGCCAATCAGCTCGGGCACCTTCAAGAACAGATCGCGGCCGGCCAAGGCGTCCTTGCCCAACGGCGAGCACAAGAACAGTAA
- the coaD gene encoding pantetheine-phosphate adenylyltransferase — MSCAICPGSFDPITLGHVDVVERAHRMFGNVIVAVARNSAKKYLFTDDERVQLAREAVAHIPNVTVELVDGLIADFAQKNNANAIVKGVRGSADYDSELPMSLLNRHLSGVETVFVMGEPSLAHIASSFVKELAQYGGPYEDLVPANVAHALKEKVNA, encoded by the coding sequence ATGAGCTGCGCAATCTGCCCCGGATCTTTCGATCCCATCACACTCGGCCATGTAGACGTGGTGGAACGGGCACACCGGATGTTCGGAAACGTTATTGTGGCTGTTGCCCGAAACTCCGCCAAAAAATATCTTTTTACTGATGACGAACGTGTGCAACTCGCGCGCGAAGCCGTAGCCCACATACCCAACGTTACCGTGGAACTCGTGGATGGGCTCATCGCGGACTTCGCCCAAAAAAATAATGCCAACGCAATCGTCAAAGGCGTACGCGGCTCTGCAGATTACGATTCAGAACTTCCCATGTCACTCCTCAACCGGCACCTGTCAGGCGTAGAAACCGTGTTTGTCATGGGAGAACCGAGTCTTGCACATATTGCATCCTCATTCGTGAAAGAATTAGCACAATACGGTGGCCCCTACGAAGATCTCGTCCCAGCCAACGTTGCCCACGCATTGAAAGAAAAGGTGAACGCATGA
- the rsmD gene encoding 16S rRNA (guanine(966)-N(2))-methyltransferase RsmD, with protein sequence MSRIVAGSARGRSLKVPKSGTRPTSSRVREALFSHLEHRDFVDGCDVLDLFAGSGALALEALSRGATRAIGVDSAEEAIRAMNANARETQLPLKAIKSQVLTYVSQPGTDGPFDVIILDPPYDFPDDSLTAILHELPRHLKSDGLVVVERAKRCTPPTWPEELAPEHERTWGDTRIWTAQNTADQEN encoded by the coding sequence ATGTCAAGGATCGTGGCAGGCAGCGCTCGCGGCCGAAGCCTCAAAGTTCCAAAATCTGGCACACGCCCAACGTCGTCACGGGTCCGTGAAGCGCTCTTCTCGCATCTCGAACACCGTGATTTCGTTGATGGATGCGATGTTCTTGATCTCTTCGCAGGGTCGGGCGCGCTCGCGTTGGAAGCGCTATCGCGCGGCGCAACGCGAGCCATCGGGGTAGATTCTGCTGAGGAAGCCATTCGAGCCATGAATGCCAATGCTCGCGAAACACAGTTGCCATTGAAAGCGATCAAATCCCAGGTGCTCACGTATGTGAGCCAGCCAGGAACGGACGGCCCTTTCGATGTAATCATCCTCGATCCACCCTACGATTTCCCGGATGATTCCTTAACCGCCATCCTGCACGAATTACCGCGGCATCTGAAATCGGACGGCCTCGTCGTCGTCGAACGTGCAAAACGCTGCACCCCACCAACCTGGCCAGAAGAACTCGCCCCAGAACACGAACGCACCTGGGGCGATACGCGAATCTGGACCGCCCAAAACACCGCCGATCAGGAGAACTAA
- a CDS encoding ATP-dependent DNA helicase RecG translates to MVTEKPIVKPGVALAADTWTALSRPLDRLVGARSAKALAKLGLETVEDLLNHVPFRVARRGELLPIESVREGDSVTVVARVMDSSSRPMNNRAGFILNVTISDGAHDLDLTFFAKHKRPLAYHENALCPGTIATFSGTISQYRGRLQLTHPEYEVVEDESEIDEAKIARPIPIYHAMAKVPSWQIERAVGTVLGTLSPADVPDLLPAEYREKYGLPSRFEAFHAVHQPQDVEEWSRARLRFAHEEAFVLQTVLAQRAAEVSTTQAPSCPPRLDGVAAGLDARLPFTLTDSQVEVGARISEALSGTLPMRCLLQGDVGSGKTIVALRAMLQVVDSGRQAVLLAPTEVLAQQHFSTISALLGELASAGELGAPSCATRVELLTGSLGMAQRRRTLAHLASGAPLIVVGTHALLGDQVQLPSLGLVVVDEQHRFGVDQRDRLAHGAHLLVMTATPIPRTVAMTVFGDLDVAVLGNRERSAMSTSVVPAFNDRWMARVWQRAREEIDSGGRVFVVCPRISAKEADDEAVLVDLPADLDQPEMANVESVSERLRNLPVFAGVAIGVVHGQMSAADKNAVMNDMAAGRVHLVVATTVIEVGVDIPDATVMVIMDAERFGLSQLHQLRGRVGRGNKNKPGLCLAVTNAAPGTLAAQRVDAFAGTTDGFALAEADVALRSVGDVLGASQSGIRSSLRFVSVVKDKLAIEQARAGARELVGSDPQLRNHRALAVAVSDINSRNREYLEKA, encoded by the coding sequence ATGGTCACAGAAAAGCCAATAGTTAAGCCGGGTGTTGCGTTGGCGGCGGATACGTGGACTGCCTTGTCGCGTCCGCTTGATCGGTTGGTGGGGGCGCGTAGTGCGAAGGCTTTGGCTAAGTTGGGGCTGGAGACTGTTGAGGATTTGTTGAATCATGTTCCGTTTCGTGTGGCGCGGCGTGGGGAGTTGTTGCCTATTGAATCGGTGCGTGAGGGCGATTCGGTGACTGTGGTGGCGCGCGTGATGGATTCGTCGTCACGTCCGATGAATAATCGTGCTGGTTTTATTTTGAATGTGACGATTTCTGATGGTGCGCATGATCTTGATTTGACCTTTTTTGCGAAGCATAAGCGTCCGCTTGCGTATCATGAGAACGCGTTGTGTCCGGGGACGATTGCTACGTTTTCTGGCACGATTTCGCAGTATCGTGGCCGGTTGCAGTTAACGCATCCGGAGTATGAGGTGGTGGAGGATGAGTCGGAGATAGATGAGGCGAAAATTGCGCGTCCGATTCCGATTTATCATGCGATGGCGAAAGTTCCGTCGTGGCAGATTGAGCGTGCGGTGGGCACCGTGTTGGGTACGTTGAGTCCTGCGGATGTTCCGGATCTACTTCCGGCTGAGTATCGGGAGAAGTATGGTTTGCCGTCGCGTTTTGAAGCGTTTCATGCGGTGCATCAGCCGCAGGACGTGGAGGAGTGGTCGCGGGCTCGGTTGCGTTTTGCTCATGAAGAGGCTTTTGTGTTGCAGACTGTGTTGGCGCAGCGCGCCGCAGAAGTTTCGACGACGCAGGCTCCCTCCTGCCCTCCACGTCTCGATGGTGTGGCGGCTGGGTTGGACGCTCGGTTGCCGTTTACTCTCACCGATTCGCAGGTTGAGGTTGGCGCGCGGATTAGTGAGGCGTTGAGTGGAACGCTTCCGATGCGGTGTTTGTTACAGGGCGATGTGGGTTCGGGTAAGACGATCGTTGCGTTGCGTGCGATGTTGCAGGTGGTGGATTCTGGCCGGCAGGCTGTGTTGTTGGCGCCAACGGAAGTTTTGGCTCAACAGCATTTTTCGACGATTTCTGCGCTACTGGGCGAGTTGGCGTCTGCAGGGGAGTTAGGAGCGCCTAGTTGCGCTACTCGCGTGGAGTTATTGACTGGCTCGCTGGGTATGGCACAGCGGCGGCGTACGTTGGCCCATCTTGCATCGGGAGCGCCGTTGATTGTGGTGGGTACGCACGCCTTGCTTGGCGATCAGGTCCAGTTGCCGTCGTTGGGCCTGGTGGTGGTGGATGAACAGCATCGTTTTGGAGTGGACCAGCGGGATCGTTTGGCGCATGGTGCTCACCTTTTGGTTATGACCGCCACGCCGATTCCGCGCACGGTTGCGATGACTGTGTTTGGAGATTTGGACGTTGCCGTGTTGGGGAACCGGGAGCGTTCCGCGATGTCCACCTCCGTGGTTCCCGCGTTTAACGATCGGTGGATGGCACGCGTGTGGCAGCGGGCGCGTGAGGAGATTGATTCGGGTGGGCGAGTTTTCGTTGTGTGTCCGCGTATTTCTGCGAAGGAAGCCGACGACGAGGCCGTACTGGTTGATCTTCCTGCTGATCTCGATCAACCTGAGATGGCTAATGTAGAATCGGTAAGTGAACGACTCCGCAATTTGCCTGTGTTTGCCGGCGTGGCGATTGGTGTTGTTCACGGCCAGATGAGCGCGGCAGATAAGAACGCTGTGATGAATGATATGGCAGCGGGGCGAGTTCACCTTGTTGTGGCCACAACTGTGATCGAAGTGGGGGTAGATATTCCGGACGCCACCGTGATGGTGATTATGGATGCAGAACGATTTGGCCTATCCCAGTTGCACCAGCTCCGAGGGCGAGTTGGTCGGGGAAATAAAAATAAGCCAGGTTTGTGCTTAGCAGTGACGAACGCGGCTCCTGGAACACTCGCGGCTCAACGTGTTGACGCATTTGCAGGAACAACAGACGGGTTTGCGTTAGCGGAAGCGGACGTCGCACTGCGTTCAGTTGGCGATGTTTTAGGAGCATCACAGTCAGGAATACGAAGTTCGCTTCGTTTTGTGTCGGTGGTCAAGGATAAACTGGCCATTGAACAGGCAAGAGCAGGAGCACGCGAACTCGTAGGTAGCGATCCACAACTTCGCAATCATCGTGCCCTTGCCGTAGCAGTGTCCGATATCAACTCCCGCAACCGGGAATATCTAGAAAAAGCATAA